One genomic window of Quercus lobata isolate SW786 chromosome 9, ValleyOak3.0 Primary Assembly, whole genome shotgun sequence includes the following:
- the LOC115959642 gene encoding TMV resistance protein N-like isoform X2 gives MLGSFDLGITSKKRMDIFFSAGMGVPYFPFQLVVKLRVSSFHDQYCNSISQITFMSTQKDWSSCPSTATWKYDVFLSFRGKDSRNSFVSHLYYALKQKGILTFKDDVRLERGKPISDLLEAIEESKFAIVIFSRNYASSRWCLEELAKIVECKKEMGMVVFPIFYKVDPSDIRIRRNIARAFVKHEIHFKKNLKEVQRWKDALKEVVNISGWHLQNRPEAEFIQDIVEMISHKLNYTFSIDTKDLIGIDSQVNKLMSLLAIGLDDVRIIGIRGMGGIGKTTLARVVYGILFNEFEACCFIPNIREVSNKCGLLRLQQSLLFELMEGYVNIQDEDNGVLVIKNRLHHKRILLVLDDVTELDQLNKLAGEHNWFGRGSRVIITTRDGHLLLTHKVDDIYEPTELNYDEALHLFSLIAFGEDHPAMGYQTLSQYFVQYASGLPLAIKVLGSFLFKRSTAEWESALGRLKEYPEREILDVLQISLDGLHPTEKEIFLHIACFLNNEDKDLVEEILDCIDLYPKIGLRVLFDKSLVKLQGNKLWMHDLLQEMGRYIVLQECRKEPWKCSRMWLYKDIDNVLTKNTEIEAVEGIVLKLPELREAHWKSEAFSKMRNLKLLGIHNVHLLHYPQHLPPGLKFLDWSGYTSKFLPSDLLPNELAGLRMCCNNIERFWAGTKCFDKLKFIHLNESQNLIETPDLNKVPNLKKLVMEGCLNLRTVHQSMGAHKKLTLVNFKGCKSIESLPNTFEMESLEILILSGCSKVNKIPEFMGKMEHVSRLHLDGTAITKLPTSIGHLTGLASLNLRDCKNLVYLPCTISNLKLLKNVDLIGCSKLVKLLEKMRNVENVELDVSETPIRQVPSSIGRLTNLKGLSIMPRRLTPMDLLLPSFTELDLSYCNLKEIPNDIGCLFSLTELDLSGNNFVCLPESIIKLSSLKNLWLNCCMRLQSLPNLPSSIIQIEASGCISLEMLPNLVKPNDSWEPSLFLENCFKLVDNQGIIDLFFTVTKKSLQGISPRYSRYEIVLPGSEIPEWFRHQSIGGEVNIKEPSHLCNEWMGIAVCVVFCSSGLSRHLIDDQLGLQFYLKTKGNDRNPLLGISDIPEVLSDHLWLLYMFPQCYNKPSKKLSWECDAEGFSQIGIKIQTFNPGLVVKKCGLRLVYAKDIEDLDQTMGQSSNYITSYEGLDVPHHNLDNSTVVVEGIKIKQSRVDYDGTGPSGEGGFIDVPNSKRIERPIEFTTHGNSDSEESSEYLECDEELSDWPESSESDLEG, from the exons ATGCTTGGGAGTTTTGATTTGGGTATAACATCAAAGAAAAGGATGGATATTTTCTTCTCTGCTGGAATGGGTGTCCCTTATTTTCCATTTCAGCTTGTCGTGAAATTGAGGGTTTCTAGCTTTCACGATCAGTACTGCAATTCCATTTCACAAATAA CTTTCATGAGTACCCAAAAAGATTGGTCATCATGTCCTTCAACAGCAACATGGAAATATGACGTTTTCCTCAGTTTTAGAGGCAAGGACAGCCGGAACAGTTTTGTGAGCCATCTATATTATGCTTTGAAACAGAAGGGCATTTTAACTTTCAAGGATGATGTACGACTTGAGAGAGGAAAACCTATTTCAGATCTATTAGAAGCAATAGAAGAATCGAAGTTTGCTATTGTCATTTTCTCAAGAAACTATGCATCTTCGAGATGGTGTTTGGAGGAACTTGCAAAGATTGTTGAATGCAAGAAAGAGATGGGAATGGTTGTTTTCCCAATTTTCTACAAAGTGGATCCATCTGATATACGGATACGAAGGAACATTGCTCGAGCCTTTGTTAAACACGAAATCCATTTTAAGAAGAATCTAAAGGAGGTGCAAAGGTGGAAAGATGCTTTGAAAGAAGTTGTCAATATCTCTGGATGGCATTTACAAAATAG GCCCGAGGCAGAATTTATCCAAGATATTGTGGAAATGATATCACATAAATTGAATTATACATTCTCAATAGACACCAAGGACCTAATAGGAATAGACTCCCAAGTGAATAAATTGATGTCACTTTTAGCTATAGGATTGGATGATGTTCGCATTATAGGGATTCGAGGGATGGGTGGTATAGGTAAGACAACTCTTGCTAGAGTTGTTTATGGTATACTTTTCAATGAGTTTGAAGCTTGTTGTTTTATCCCTAATATTAGGGAAGTTTCTAACAAATGTGGTTTACTTCGACTGCAACAATCACTTTTGTTTGAACTCATGGAAGGCTATGTGAATATACAAGACGAGGACAATGGAGTTCTTGTGATCAAGAATAGGCTACATCATAAAAggattcttcttgttcttgatgatgtaaCTGAATTAGACCAATTGAATAAGTTAGCAGGGGAGCATAATTGGTTTGGTCGAGGTAGTAGAGTTATCATAACAACAAGAGATGGGCATTTGTTGTTGACCCATAAAGTAGATGACATATATGAGCCTACAGAATTGAATTATGATGAAGCTCTTCATCTTTTTAGTTTGATAGCTTTTGGAGAAGACCATCCTGCCATGGGTTATCAAACACTATCCCAATATTTTGTACAATATGCTAGTGGTCTTCCTTTAGCCATTAAGGTTTTGGGCTCTTTTTTGTTCAAGAGAAGTACTGCTGAATGGGAAAGTGCTTTAGGTAGGCTTAAGGAATATCCTGAAAGAGAAATTCTAGATGTACTTCAAATAAGCTTAGATGGACTACATCCAACAGAGAAGGAAATATTCCTACATATTGCgtgttttttaaataatgaagaCAAAGATCTTGTAGAAGAAATTCTAGATTGTATTGATCTTTACCCTAAAATTGGATTAAGGGTTCTTTTTGATAAATCTCTGGTAAAATTGCAAGGAAATAAATTGTGGATGCATGATTTACTACAAGAGATGGGTCGATACATAGTTCTTCAAGAGTGTCGTAAAGAGCCTTGGAAGTGTAGTAGAATGTGGTTGTATAAGGACATTGACAATGTGCTTACAAAAAATACG GAAATAGAAGCAGTTGAAGGCATAGTCCTAAAGTTGCCTGAACTGAGAGAGGCACATTGGAAATCTGAAGCTTTTTCAAAAATGCGTAATCTTAAATTACTTGGAATTCATAATGTTCATCTTCTACATTACCCCCAACATCTTCCCCCTGGCTTAAAGTTTTTGGATTGGAGTGGGTATACTTCGAAATTTTTGCCGTCAGATCTCCTTCCAAATGAGCTTGCTGGACTTCGTATGTGCTGTAACAACATTGAACGATTTTGGGCAGGAACAAAG TGTTTTGACAAGTTGAAATTCATCCATTTGAATGAATCCCAAAATCTGATCGAAACCCCTGACCTTAACAAAGTCCCAAATCTTAAGAAATTAGTTATGGAAGGTTGTCTAAATTTACGTACAGTTCACCAATCAATGGGAGCCCACAAAAAGCTTACTCTTGTTAATTTTAAAGGCTGCAAAAGCATTGAAAGTCTACCAAACACATTTGAAATGGAGTCTCTTGAGATTCTTATTCTTTCTGGTTGCTCAAAAGTCAATAAAATTCCAGAATTCATGGGAAAGATGGAACATGTATCAAGGCTTCACTTGGATGGCACTGCTATTACAAAACTACCCACATCAATTGGGCATTTGACTGGTCTAGCTTCATTGAATTTAAGAGATTGCAAAAATCTTGTGTATCTACCCTGCACCATTTCTAATTTGAAGTTGCTTAAAAATGTGGATCTTATTGGATGCTCAAAACTTGTCAAACTGCTAGAGAAGATGAGAAATGTGGAAAATGTAGAGCTTGATGTGAGTGAAACTCCTATCAGACAGGTGCCTTCTTCCATTGGTCGATTAACAAATCTTAAAGGCCTATCTATAATGCCAAGAAGACTCACTCCCATGGATTTGCTATTGCCTTCTTTCACTGAATTGGATCTAAGTTACTGCAATCTCAAGGAAATCCCTAATGATATTGGTTGCCTTTTCTCTTTAACAGAATTAGATCTAAgtggaaataattttgtttgccTTCCAGAAAGCATCATCAAACTATCTTCTCTAAAAAACTTGTGGTTGAATTGTTGCATGCGTCTTCAATCATTGCCAAATCTTCCATCAAGTATTATACAAATTGAGGCTAGTGGTTGTATCTCACTAGAAATGTTACCAAATCTAGTAAAACCAAATGATTCATGGGAACCATCTCTCTTTCTTGAGAATTGCTTCAAATTGGTTGATAATCAAGGCATCATTGACTTGTTCTTTACAGTGACAAAAAAATCCcttcag GGAATCTCTCCTCGATATTCTAGATATGAAATTGTTCTTCCAGGAAGTGAAATTCCGGAGTGGTTTCGTCATCAAAGCATAGGGGGTGAAGTGAATATAAAAGAACCTTCTCATTTGTGTAATGAGTGGATGGGAATTGCTGTTTGCGTTGTGTTTTGTTCGTCTGGACTTTCACGTCACCTAATTGACGACCAGCTTGgacttcaattttatttgaaaaccaAAGGAAATGACAGAAATCCTCTACTAGGCATTAGCGATATTCCTGAGGTTTTATCAGATCACCTTTGGCTACTTTATATGTTTCCTCAATGCTACAACAAgccttcaaaaaaattatcGTGGGAATGTGATGCGGAAGGATTCAGTCAGATTGGCATTAAAATTCAAACCTTTAATCCAGGCTTGGTGGTGAAGAAGTGCGGGCTTCGTTTGGTATACGCAAAAGACATTGAAGATCTCGACCAAACTATGGGTCAAAGTAGCAACTACATCACTTCTTATGAGGGCTTGGATGTTCCCCATCATAATCTAGACAATTCCACAGTGGTAGTGGAAGGTATCAAAATCAAGCAAAGCCGTGTTGATTATGATGGGACTGGGCCCAGTGGGGAAGGAGGTTTTATTGATGTACCAAACTCAAAAAGGATTGAAAGGCCAATAGAATTTACAACCCATGGTAACTCTGATTCTGAGGAGTCAAGTGAGTACTTGGAATGTGATGAGGAGCTAAGTGATTGGCCGGAATCTAGTGAAAGTGACCTGGAAGGTTGA